The region CAAACCTCATCTTCATCGTCGGCATCAACAAATAAGTCAACGTCTTCTACATCGAGGCATTTCACAAGTAGGCCAGCCTCTTCATCAAGCATTTCTGCCACTCTGCAAACCTCATCTTCATCGTCGGCATCAACAAATAAGTCAACGTCTTCTACATCGAGCCATTTCACAAGTACACCAGCCTCTTCATCAAACATTTCTGCCACTCTGCAAACCTCATCTTCATCGTCGGCATCAACAAATAAGTCAACGTCTTCTACATCGAGGCATTTCACAAGTAGGCCAGCCTCTTCATCAAGCATTTCTGCCACTCTGGAAACGTCATCTTCATCGTCGGCATCAACAAATAAGTCAACGTCTTCCACATCGAGGCATTTCACAAGTAGGCCAGCCTCTTCATCAAGCATTTCTGCCACTCTGCAAACCTCATCTTCATCGTCGGCATCAACAAATAAGTCAACGACTTCTACATCGAGCCATTTCTTAAGTAGATCAGCCTCTTCATCAAGCATTTCTGCCACTCTGGAAACGTCATCTTCATCGTCGGCATCAACAAATAAGTCAGCGTCTTCTACATCGAGCCATTTCACAAGTAGGCCAGCCTCTTCATCAAGCATTTCTGCCACTCTGCAAACCTCATCTTCATCGTCGGCGTTAACAAATAAGTCAGCGTCTTCTACATCGAGCCAGTTCACAAGTAGGCCAGCCTCTTCATCAAGCATTTCTGCCACTCTGCAAACCTCATCTTCATCGTCCGCATCAACAAATAAGTCAACGTCTTCTACATTGAGCCATTTCACAAGTAGACCAGCCTCTTCATCAAGCATTTCTGCCACTCTGGAAACCTCATCTTCATCGTCGGCATCAACAAATAAGTCAACGTCTTCTACATCGAGCCATTTCACAAGTAGACCAGTCTCTTCATCAAGCATTTCTGCCACTCTGCAAACCTCATCTTCATCGTCGGCATCAACAAATAAGTCAACGTCTTCTACATCGAGGCATTTCACAAGTAGGCCAGCCTCTTCATCAAGCATTTCTGCCACTCTGCAAACCTCATCTTCATTGTCGGCATCAACAAATAAGTCAACGTCTTCTGTATCAAGCAAATTGACAAGTGGGCCAACATTTTCATTAAAGATTTCTGCCACCCTGCATTCGTCACCTTCATCGTCGGCTTCAACAAATAGGTCAACTTCCTCTTTGTCGAGCAATTTCACAAGTCAGCCAACCTCTTCAATAAACATTTCTTCCACGCTTGAAACCTCATCTTCATCACCGGCATCAACAAATAAGTCAACGTCTTCTGTATCAAGCAAATTGACAAGTGGGCCAACATTTTCATTAAAGATTTCTGCCACCCTGCATTCGTCACCTTCATCGTCGGCTTCAACAAATAGGTCAACTTCCTCTTTGTCGAGCAATTTCACAAGTCAGCCAACCTCTTCAATAAACATTTCTTCCACCTCGCAAACCTCATCTTCACCGTCGGAATCAACAAATAAGTCAACGTCTTCTACATCGAGCCATTTCACAAGTAGGCCCGCCACTTCATCAATTATTTCTGCCACTCTGGAAATGTCATCTTCATTGTCGGCATCAACAAATAAGTCAACGTCTTCTGTATCGAGCAAATTGACAAGTGGGCCaacattttcatcaaagaTTTCTGCCACCCTGCAATCGTCACCTTCATCGTCACCTTCAACAATTAGGTCAACTTCCTCTTTGTCGAGCAATTTCACAAGTCAGCCAACCTCTTCAATAAACATTTCTTCCACCACGCAAACCTCTTTCTTCTCGTCGGCATCAACAAATACGTCAACGGCTCCTCTAATGAGCGTTTTCACCAGTGAGCCAACCTCTTCATCTATCATTTCTGGCACGCTTGAAACCTCATCTTCATCATCGGCATCAACAAATAAGTCAACGTCTTTTGTAGCGAGCAAATTGACAAGTGGGCCAACCTTTTCATCAAAGATTTCTGCCACCCTGCAATCGTCACCTTCATCGTCGCCTTCAACAAATAGGTCAACTTCCTCTTTGTCGAGCAATTTCACAAGTCAGCCAACCTCTTCAATAAACATTTCTTCCACCACGCAAACCTCTTTCTTCTCGTCGGCATCAACAAATACGTCGACGTCTCCTCTAATGAGCGTTTTGACCAGTCAGCCAACCTCTTCATTAAACATTTCTTCCACGCTTGAAACCTCATCTTCATCACCGGCATCAACAAATAAGTCAACGTCTTTTGTATCGAGCAAATTGACAAGTGGGCCAACATTTTCATTAAAGATTTCTGCCACCCTGCATTCGTCACCTTCATCGTCGGCTTCAACAAATGAGTCAACTTCCTCTTTGTCGAGCAATTTCACAAGTCAGCCAACCTCTTCAATCAACATTTCTTCCACCTCGCAAACCTCATCTTCACCGTCGGAATCAACAAATAAGTCAACGTCTTCTACATCGAGCCATTTCACAAGTAGGCCCGCCACTTCATCAATTATTTCTGCCACTCTGGAAATGTCATCTTCATTGTCGGCATCAACAAATAAGTCAACGTCTTCTGTATCGAGCAAATTGACAAGTGGGCCaacattttcatcaaagaTTTCTGCCACCCTGCATTCGTCACCTTCATCGTCGGCTTCAACAAATAGGTCAACTTCCTCTTTGTCGAGCAATTTCACAAGTCATCCAACCTCTTCAATAAACATTTCTTCCACCTCGCAAACCTCATCTTCACCGTCGGAATCAACAAATAAGTCAACGTCTTCTACATCGAGGCATTTCACAAGTAGGCCCGCCACTTCATCAATTATTTCTGCCACTCTGGAAATGTCATCTTCATTGTCGGCATCAACAAATAAGTCAACGTCTTTTGTATCGAGCAAATTGACAAGTGGGCCAACATTTTCATTAAAGATTTCTGCCACCCTGCATTCGTCACCTTCATCGTCGGCTTCAACAAATGAGTCAACTTCCTCTTTGTCGAGCAATTTCACAAGTCATCCAACCTCTTCAATAAACATTTCTTCCACCTCGCAAACCTCATCTTCACCGTCGGAATCAACAAATAAGTCAACGTCTTCTACATCGAGGCATTTCACAAGTAGGCCCGCCACTTCATCAATTATTTCTGCCACTCTGGAAATGTCATCTTCATTGTCGGCATCAACAAATAAGTCAACGTCTTTTGTAGCGAGCAAATTGACAAGTGGGCCaacattttcatcaaagaTTTCTGCCACCCTGCAATCGTCACCTTCAACAAATAGGTCAACTTCCTCTTTGTCGAGCAATTTCACAAGTCAGCCAACCTCTTCAATAAACATTTCTTCCACCACGCAAACCTCTTTCTTCTCGTCGGCATCAACAAATACGTCGACGTCTTCTACATCGAGGCATTTCACAAGTAGACCAGTCTCTTCATCAAGCATTTCTGCCACTCTGCAAACCTCATCTTCACCGTCGGAATCAACAAATAAGTCAACGTCTTCTACATCGAGCCATTTCACAAGTAGGCCCGCCACTTCATCAATTATTTCTGCCACTCTGGAAATGTCATCTTCATTGTCGGCGTCAACAAATAAGTCAACGTCTTCTGTATCGAGCAAATTGACAAGGGGGCCaacattttcatcaaagaTTTCTGCCACCCTGCAATCGTCGCCTTCAACAAATAGGTCAACTTCCTCTTTGTCGAGCAATTTCACAAGTCAGCCAACCTCTTCAATAAACATTTCTTCCACCACGCAAACCTCTTTCTTCTCGTCGGCATCAACAAATACGTCGACGTCTCCTCTAATGAGCGTTTTGACCAGTCAGCCAACCTCTTCATCTAACATTTCTGGCACGCTTGAAACCTCATCTTCATCATCGGCATCAACAAATAAGTCAACGTCTTTTGTATCGAGCAAATTGACAAGTGGGCCAACATTTTCATTAAAGATTTCTGCCACCCTGCAAACGTCACCTTTATCGTCGGCTTCAACAAATGAGTCAACTTCCTCTTTGTCGAACAATTTCACAAGTCAGCCAGCCTCCTTAATAAACGTTTCTTCCACCTTGCAAACCTCTTTCTTCTCGTCGGCATCAACAAATACGTCAACGTCTCCTCTAATGAGCGTTTTGACCAGTCAGCCAACCTCTTCATCTAACATTTCTGGCACGCTTGAAACCTCATCTTCATCATCGGCATCAACAAATAAGTCAACGTCTTTTGTATCGAGCAAATTGACAAGTGGGCCAACATTTTCATTAAAGATTTCTGCCACCCTGCAAACGTCACCTTTATCGTCGGCTTCAACAAATGAGTCAACTTCCTCTTTGTCGAACAATTTCACAAGTCAGCCAGCCTCCTTAATAAACGTTTCTTCCACCTTGCAAACCTCTTTTTTCTCGTCGGCATCAACAAGTAAGCCAACGTCTCCGTCGGCATCGTCTCCTTTATTGAACATTTTGACCAGTCAGCCAACCTTCAGCATTTCGACCAGTCAGCCAACTTCTTCATCGAACATTTCTGTAACCCAGCGAACGTCGTCCTCATCGCCAGCCTCAGCAAATCTGCCAACGTCTTCTTTATCGAGCAATTTCACAAGACGGCCATTCTTGTCATCCAGCATTTCCATCATGCTGCAAACCTTATCTTTATCATCGGTACCAACAAATAAGTCAACCTCTCCTTTGTCGAGTGTTTTCACAAGTCGGCCAACCTCGTCATCAGACATTTCTTCCATGGTGGAAACCCTTTCCTTATTGTCGGCAACAACGAATAAGTCAACGCCTTTTTTATCGAGCATTCTCACAACTCAGCCAGCCATTTCTACCACCCTGCAAACATCGCCTTCATCGCCGGCATTAACAAATAAGTCAATGTCTCCTTTACCGAGCTCATTGACCAGTCAGCCGACCTCTTCATCAAACATTTCTGCAGCACTGCAAATGTTGTCGTCATTACTGGCTTCAAGAAATGAGTCAACGTCTCCTTCATCGAGAGTTTTGATCAGTCAGCCAACGTCTTCACCAAATATTTCTTCCATCCTGCAAACCTCATCTTCATCGTTGGTTTCGACAACTAATTCAACGCCTCCATTATCAAGCATTTTCACTAGTAAGCCGACCTCTTCATTGAACAGTTCTAGTTCCCTGcaaaccttgtcctcgttgaCGGTTTCAACAAGTGAGTCAATGTCTCCTTTATCGAGCACTTTGACCAGTCAGTCAACCTCTCTTCCATCGTCTATGTTAACTATCTCGTTAACTTCAAGTGCCTCTTCTTCAGCGATCGTTTCAACCAGTCAGTCAAGCTCTCCATCACCTGTTTCAAGCACCCTGCAAATCTCGTCTTTATTGTCGGCCTCAAGGAAAGGATCGAGATCCCCATCATCCAGCCCTTTGACCAGTCAGCTTATCTCTTCATCAGCTATTTCAACCACCCTGAAAATCTTCTCTTCTTCGTCTCCTTCAACCAGTGTGACGGCATCTCCTTCACTTAGTACTTCGACCAGTGAGCCAACGTCTATCCCGTCTACGTCTTCTGCATCCTCTTCTTCATCGGTCTCTTCTATCACTCGGCCAACCTCGTCATCAACCCTTTTAACAAGTCAGCCAGCTTCTACTACGCCCGGACTGTCAACGCCTGTGACCGAACCAACCGAACCATCTTCTGAAAAAGACACCTCGACAAATACAAAACCAACAACGAATCCTGAGACCTTCAAAGGATCATTGACACTAAAAGACAGGACTTTTACCAACGACCTTGAAGATCCCACTAGCGAAGCTTTCAAAGAGTTGGCTAAAGATATAACCCGAGTGCtggaggaaattttgaaaaatgctaAGTTTACAGCGAAAGTGGAAGTTCTGAGATTTGCAAAAGGAAGtataatttgcacatttaGGATTACTTTAACCAAGGAATCAGTAACTGcaaaacaattgaaagacattttaagcaaTGCGAGTAAAGAAGCACAGAAAACTAGGCCAtttacatttgaaaaaatagcactggagagagaagacaaagaagGACCCACACAGGGGTATGGTGGTGGTAAGGACGCCAAATGGCCAATGTGGATGATTGTCCTAACTGCAGTGTGTGGAGTGATGTTCTTACTTATATTAGTGATGACCTATTTGGTAAGTACAACAAATCCTTAGACattaaccatttttttgcTAAAGACAAGCAGTGCCCCTTGTCAACATACCAGTTCTacatgaaagaaacaaaacaacgacGTTGAATGCAACCGAGCGCGAAATGATGagatgatggttgcttggcaacgggtGAAGAAACCTAATTAAGCAACCTAACTTGCAAGGAGATCTTGTAGCTCCATGGTTAGAGCATCCAGTTGGCGTTACTGAGATCATAGGTTCGCTACCTCACTGG is a window of Acropora palmata chromosome 11, jaAcrPala1.3, whole genome shotgun sequence DNA encoding:
- the LOC141897029 gene encoding uncharacterized protein LOC141897029 isoform X2; the protein is MCFHPWLGLYILLVGIILNGGSPVLSDSLHTTALTSQQLLPSQNTVFNSKNMSSSKLFFTSLGQSTSAQTNASFERITSAQQITSFSTKKATASVSPSRTHSNKENSSLVKSSLLDSSTSGNNVASTLTSQSTSPSTPPLSTPLMSQLNPPSVISSNWETSSASTTRSKSHSQTTLTSIVISAAVPMSTAPVASTSSSASSSSRISTSQPSTLSTIPTTLQISSSSSTSTSESLSRAMTSKPGTSNSSSTPTALNTSSSSSASTSQSTFSLSRSFRSQPTSSSNISPTLPALSSSSASTNKSTSSTSSHFTSRPASSSKIPSTLQTSSSSSASTNKSTSSTSRHFTSRPASSSSISATLQTSSSSSASTNKSTSSTSSHFTSTPASSSNISATLQTSSSSSASTNKSTSSTSRHFTSRPASSSSISATLETSSSSSASTNKSTSSTSRHFTSRPASSSSISATLQTSSSSSASTNKSTTSTSSHFLSRSASSSSISATLETSSSSSASTNKSASSTSSHFTSRPASSSSISATLQTSSSSSALTNKSASSTSSQFTSRPASSSSISATLQTSSSSSASTNKSTSSTLSHFTSRPASSSSISATLETSSSSSASTNKSTSSTSSHFTSRPVSSSSISATLQTSSSSSASTNKSTSSTSRHFTSRPASSSSISATLQTSSSLSASTNKSTSSVSSKLTSGPTFSLKISATLHSSPSSSASTNRSTSSLSSNFTSQPTSSINISSTLETSSSSPASTNKSTSSVSSKLTSGPTFSLKISATLHSSPSSSASTNRSTSSLSSNFTSQPTSSINISSTSQTSSSPSESTNKSTSSTSSHFTSRPATSSIISATLEMSSSLSASTNKSTSSVSSKLTSGPTFSSKISATLQSSPSSSPSTIRSTSSLSSNFTSQPTSSINISSTTQTSFFSSASTNTSTAPLMSVFTSEPTSSSIISGTLETSSSSSASTNKSTSFVASKLTSGPTFSSKISATLQSSPSSSPSTNRSTSSLSSNFTSQPTSSINISSTTQTSFFSSASTNTSTSPLMSVLTSQPTSSLNISSTLETSSSSPASTNKSTSFVSSKLTSGPTFSLKISATLHSSPSSSASTNESTSSLSSNFTSQPTSSINISSTSQTSSSPSESTNKSTSSTSSHFTSRPATSSIISATLEMSSSLSASTNKSTSSVSSKLTSGPTFSSKISATLHSSPSSSASTNRSTSSLSSNFTSHPTSSINISSTSQTSSSPSESTNKSTSSTSRHFTSRPATSSIISATLEMSSSLSASTNKSTSFVSSKLTSGPTFSLKISATLHSSPSSSASTNESTSSLSSNFTSHPTSSINISSTSQTSSSPSESTNKSTSSTSRHFTSRPATSSIISATLEMSSSLSASTNKSTSFVASKLTSGPTFSSKISATLQSSPSTNRSTSSLSSNFTSQPTSSINISSTTQTSFFSSASTNTSTSSTSRHFTSRPVSSSSISATLQTSSSPSESTNKSTSSTSSHFTSRPATSSIISATLEMSSSLSASTNKSTSSVSSKLTRGPTFSSKISATLQSSPSTNRSTSSLSSNFTSQPTSSINISSTTQTSFFSSASTNTSTSPLMSVLTSQPTSSSNISGTLETSSSSSASTNKSTSFVSSKLTSGPTFSLKISATLQTSPLSSASTNESTSSLSNNFTSQPASLINVSSTLQTSFFSSASTNTSTSPLMSVLTSQPTSSSNISGTLETSSSSSASTNKSTSFVSSKLTSGPTFSLKISATLQTSPLSSASTNESTSSLSNNFTSQPASLINVSSTLQTSFFSSASTSKPTSPSASSPLLNILTSQPTFSISTSQPTSSSNISVTQRTSSSSPASANLPTSSLSSNFTRRPFLSSSISIMLQTLSLSSVPTNKSTSPLSSVFTSRPTSSSDISSMVETLSLLSATTNKSTPFLSSILTTQPAISTTLQTSPSSPALTNKSMSPLPSSLTSQPTSSSNISAALQMLSSLLASRNESTSPSSRVLISQPTSSPNISSILQTSSSSLVSTTNSTPPLSSIFTSKPTSSLNSSSSLQTLSSLTVSTSESMSPLSSTLTSQSTSLPSSMLTISLTSSASSSAIVSTSQSSSPSPVSSTLQISSLLSASRKGSRSPSSSPLTSQLISSSAISTTLKIFSSSSPSTSVTASPSLSTSTSEPTSIPSTSSASSSSSVSSITRPTSSSTLLTSQPASTTPGLSTPVTEPTEPSSEKDTSTNTKPTTNPETFKGSLTLKDRTFTNDLEDPTSEAFKELAKDITRVLEEILKNAKFTAKVEVLRFAKGSIICTFRITLTKESVTAKQLKDILSNASKEAQKTRPFTFEKIALEREDKEGPTQGYGGGKDAKWPMWMIVLTAVCGVMFLLILVMTYLLCKRTRSHRIDQMYGINIFDNVAIEPDGVVLTHVNGKELQVGQDEDGLDQSRL
- the LOC141897029 gene encoding uncharacterized protein LOC141897029 isoform X1; its protein translation is MDPNRMSLLRRPWIILILVLANGGSPVLSDSLHTTALTSQQLLPSQNTVFNSKNMSSSKLFFTSLGQSTSAQTNASFERITSAQQITSFSTKKATASVSPSRTHSNKENSSLVKSSLLDSSTSGNNVASTLTSQSTSPSTPPLSTPLMSQLNPPSVISSNWETSSASTTRSKSHSQTTLTSIVISAAVPMSTAPVASTSSSASSSSRISTSQPSTLSTIPTTLQISSSSSTSTSESLSRAMTSKPGTSNSSSTPTALNTSSSSSASTSQSTFSLSRSFRSQPTSSSNISPTLPALSSSSASTNKSTSSTSSHFTSRPASSSKIPSTLQTSSSSSASTNKSTSSTSRHFTSRPASSSSISATLQTSSSSSASTNKSTSSTSSHFTSTPASSSNISATLQTSSSSSASTNKSTSSTSRHFTSRPASSSSISATLETSSSSSASTNKSTSSTSRHFTSRPASSSSISATLQTSSSSSASTNKSTTSTSSHFLSRSASSSSISATLETSSSSSASTNKSASSTSSHFTSRPASSSSISATLQTSSSSSALTNKSASSTSSQFTSRPASSSSISATLQTSSSSSASTNKSTSSTLSHFTSRPASSSSISATLETSSSSSASTNKSTSSTSSHFTSRPVSSSSISATLQTSSSSSASTNKSTSSTSRHFTSRPASSSSISATLQTSSSLSASTNKSTSSVSSKLTSGPTFSLKISATLHSSPSSSASTNRSTSSLSSNFTSQPTSSINISSTLETSSSSPASTNKSTSSVSSKLTSGPTFSLKISATLHSSPSSSASTNRSTSSLSSNFTSQPTSSINISSTSQTSSSPSESTNKSTSSTSSHFTSRPATSSIISATLEMSSSLSASTNKSTSSVSSKLTSGPTFSSKISATLQSSPSSSPSTIRSTSSLSSNFTSQPTSSINISSTTQTSFFSSASTNTSTAPLMSVFTSEPTSSSIISGTLETSSSSSASTNKSTSFVASKLTSGPTFSSKISATLQSSPSSSPSTNRSTSSLSSNFTSQPTSSINISSTTQTSFFSSASTNTSTSPLMSVLTSQPTSSLNISSTLETSSSSPASTNKSTSFVSSKLTSGPTFSLKISATLHSSPSSSASTNESTSSLSSNFTSQPTSSINISSTSQTSSSPSESTNKSTSSTSSHFTSRPATSSIISATLEMSSSLSASTNKSTSSVSSKLTSGPTFSSKISATLHSSPSSSASTNRSTSSLSSNFTSHPTSSINISSTSQTSSSPSESTNKSTSSTSRHFTSRPATSSIISATLEMSSSLSASTNKSTSFVSSKLTSGPTFSLKISATLHSSPSSSASTNESTSSLSSNFTSHPTSSINISSTSQTSSSPSESTNKSTSSTSRHFTSRPATSSIISATLEMSSSLSASTNKSTSFVASKLTSGPTFSSKISATLQSSPSTNRSTSSLSSNFTSQPTSSINISSTTQTSFFSSASTNTSTSSTSRHFTSRPVSSSSISATLQTSSSPSESTNKSTSSTSSHFTSRPATSSIISATLEMSSSLSASTNKSTSSVSSKLTRGPTFSSKISATLQSSPSTNRSTSSLSSNFTSQPTSSINISSTTQTSFFSSASTNTSTSPLMSVLTSQPTSSSNISGTLETSSSSSASTNKSTSFVSSKLTSGPTFSLKISATLQTSPLSSASTNESTSSLSNNFTSQPASLINVSSTLQTSFFSSASTNTSTSPLMSVLTSQPTSSSNISGTLETSSSSSASTNKSTSFVSSKLTSGPTFSLKISATLQTSPLSSASTNESTSSLSNNFTSQPASLINVSSTLQTSFFSSASTSKPTSPSASSPLLNILTSQPTFSISTSQPTSSSNISVTQRTSSSSPASANLPTSSLSSNFTRRPFLSSSISIMLQTLSLSSVPTNKSTSPLSSVFTSRPTSSSDISSMVETLSLLSATTNKSTPFLSSILTTQPAISTTLQTSPSSPALTNKSMSPLPSSLTSQPTSSSNISAALQMLSSLLASRNESTSPSSRVLISQPTSSPNISSILQTSSSSLVSTTNSTPPLSSIFTSKPTSSLNSSSSLQTLSSLTVSTSESMSPLSSTLTSQSTSLPSSMLTISLTSSASSSAIVSTSQSSSPSPVSSTLQISSLLSASRKGSRSPSSSPLTSQLISSSAISTTLKIFSSSSPSTSVTASPSLSTSTSEPTSIPSTSSASSSSSVSSITRPTSSSTLLTSQPASTTPGLSTPVTEPTEPSSEKDTSTNTKPTTNPETFKGSLTLKDRTFTNDLEDPTSEAFKELAKDITRVLEEILKNAKFTAKVEVLRFAKGSIICTFRITLTKESVTAKQLKDILSNASKEAQKTRPFTFEKIALEREDKEGPTQGYGGGKDAKWPMWMIVLTAVCGVMFLLILVMTYLLCKRTRSHRIDQMYGINIFDNVAIEPDGVVLTHVNGKELQVGQDEDGLDQSRL